The genomic window TCAGCATATTCCTCACATCAACATCAAGGCTCAGCAGGCGCAGGCTGTTTGCGATGCTCGACCTTGGCTTGCCGACTACGTCTGCGACCTCCTGCTGGGTCATGCCGTAGTTATCCATAAGGCTCTGATAGCCCATTGCCTCGTCTATCGGGTTTAAGTCTTCCCTTTGCAGGTTTTCTATCAGCGCAAACTGTGCGACCTGCTTATCATCAAGCTCTCTGACAACTGCCGGCACCTCGGTCAGCTCTGCGACCCTTGCTGCACGCCAGCGGCGCTCACCTGCGACTATCTGATAGCCGCCGTTTGAGAGCGGCCGCACGAGCAGCGGCTGCAATATGCCGTGCTGTCTTATCGAATCTGCGAGCTCGGATATCTTCTCCTCGTCGAATTCCTTTCTCGGCTGGTCGGGGTTTGGCTCTACGAGCGACAGGCGGATAGTCTCAACGCCTTTTCTCGCCATGCCGCCCTCCCCTTCTGCGGACGGCTCGCCGTCTGAGTTTTCGTCGAGCTCCTCGTCCGGCTCGTCGTCGAAGAAGTGGTCGTTGAACAGGTCGTCAAGACCCGACTGCTGTTTCTTTGCTTTTTTTCTTCCCATGGCTCTTTCCTTTCAGCAATGTTCCACGTGGAACATTTTAGTTTTTCTTAGGTTTTACGGACTTTTTACGGTCCCTCTTTATCATTTCCTTTGCAAGCTCCTCATAAGCTCTGGCGCCCTTTGACTTTTTGTCGTAGTAGATCACCGGCTCGCCGTAGCTGGGGGCTTCGGATATCGCAACGTTTCTCGGGATAACTGTATCGAACACGAGCTTGCCGAATTTCTTCCTCACCTGCCCTGTTACCTGTGCGGTGAGCTTATAGCGTTCGACATACATCGTAAACAGTATGCCCTCGACTTCGAGTGTGGGGTTATAGCTCTGGCGGACTCTCTTTATCGTATCCGAAAGCTCGACAAGGCCTTCGAGCGACAGGAACTCGCACTGGAGCGGTATGAGCACCGAGTCGGCTGCTGCGAGAGCGTTTATCGTGAGCATATCGAGTGTCGGCGGACAATCGATGAACACATAGTCATAAAACCCCCGTGCGTTCTCGAGCTTTGAGCGAAGGCGTGTCGCACGGTTTTGCTGGCTTATGAGCTTTACCGCAGCGCCCGACAGATCCTGCGTTGTCGGCACGACTGATACGCCTGTGAACTCTGTAGCTGTTATTGATTCGAGCAGGTCGCACTTATCTGTTATGACCTCGTAGATCGTATTTCTGATACGGCTCTTTTTTATTGCAAAGCTCGTGGTCGTATTGCCCTGCGGGTCAAAATCGACTATGAGCACCTTTTTACCATTCTTACCGAGGACTGCCGCAAGGTTGACCACTGTTGTGGATTTTCCCACGCCGCCCTTCTGGTTTGAAACGGCTATGACCTTTCCCATTTGATTACTCCTTTATGTTAAATGTATAAATCAACTATCAAGGCAACACTCCTTATTACGGAGCATACCTATACATTATCTATTATACTACAATTTTTGCGTTTTGAAAAGGGGTATTGGGTAAAAAATTTATTTTTTGGCGGTGGAGGGTGACATCTTCCGCCGGCACGACAACTGCACCTGTTCTGTAACTTACGAGTGCGGCAGGCAGCGGCAGGACGTTTGGAGCAAGAAGACCTGGCAGGCATCAGAGGACGAGGTGAAAGCCCGAAAGGAAGCCGAGGCGGCGTCTAAGCCTGTGGTGAATAGTAAGGAGCAGGCGAAGGAGCTGGAGGCAAGGGTGCTTGACAAAACGGGGGAAAGTGGTATAATGTCTTTAGGAAGTGATAATATGGCTGAGTTTAACAAGCTGGGGAGAATCAATACTCAGCCACTTGAAAAGGAATTTGGAAAGCTAAAGACTGATGAGATAGTTGTTACTGATGAAAGGCTTGAACATATTCGCAATCGTCATCCAGAAGATTTTGAGTTATTTGAGCAATATGGAATTTCAACTGTTGATACTCCGGATTTAATTATTAAGGACGAAAAAAGCGAAAATACTGTTTTTATGGTAAAAAGACTTGATACTACAAATTTAAATGTTGTTGCAAAGTTGATTCTTGACACTGATAATAATGACTATAAAAATTCTGTGATGACATTTTATCGTATAAGAGATAAAAACCTTAAAAAAATAGAAAAAAGGAATAAAACTCTTTACAAAAGAGAATAAATATGGTATAATATGAGTAGGATAAGAACAGGCATTTTGAAGTAGAGATTGTGCTGCTACGCACCCTTTGGGTCAAAAGAAATGTGGGAAGGGGCACACCCACCAAAATGCCGTTTTTGAACCGCTTCGAGTAATCGGAGCGGTTTTCTTATACCCAAAAACAGAAAGGACTTGAAATTATGGACTTAAAAGACACTATCGACCTTATGACATCAGAAGACTACAAAGAGCACATCGAACTATAATATCACCCACA from Ruminococcus sp. NK3A76 includes these protein-coding regions:
- a CDS encoding ParB/RepB/Spo0J family partition protein encodes the protein MGRKKAKKQQSGLDDLFNDHFFDDEPDEELDENSDGEPSAEGEGGMARKGVETIRLSLVEPNPDQPRKEFDEEKISELADSIRQHGILQPLLVRPLSNGGYQIVAGERRWRAARVAELTEVPAVVRELDDKQVAQFALIENLQREDLNPIDEAMGYQSLMDNYGMTQQEVADVVGKPRSSIANSLRLLSLDVDVRNMLINGVISTGHAKLLAPLDEKRQLELADLTSTEQLSVKQLSDLIEAQKKMKKASPKPRPKKPTFLVEAELALKQTFGQPVKVEQAKGGKTKLTIECKNEEAFRELMKKLTESQS
- a CDS encoding AAA family ATPase, which produces MGKVIAVSNQKGGVGKSTTVVNLAAVLGKNGKKVLIVDFDPQGNTTTSFAIKKSRIRNTIYEVITDKCDLLESITATEFTGVSVVPTTQDLSGAAVKLISQQNRATRLRSKLENARGFYDYVFIDCPPTLDMLTINALAAADSVLIPLQCEFLSLEGLVELSDTIKRVRQSYNPTLEVEGILFTMYVERYKLTAQVTGQVRKKFGKLVFDTVIPRNVAISEAPSYGEPVIYYDKKSKGARAYEELAKEMIKRDRKKSVKPKKN